One region of Oryza sativa Japonica Group chromosome 5, ASM3414082v1 genomic DNA includes:
- the LOC4338352 gene encoding TLC domain-containing protein At5g14285, translating to MAVVGVLDSLAAEERWLYPGFLAMYAAIYCVGQLALLRRWAWPLRLDGASCLISLAHGTPAALAAAGAILALPPEARGFAAPNTRLQDHVLDYSVAYFTMDLLHYLAFLPGDTLFIAHHVATLFVFVTCRYLVRHGAYALLVLLVLAEVTSLLQNVWTLAGIWRAEKPAAARVYRALSPPFYFIYTVVRGVAGPLFFLKMSLFYLSGQAVDVIPWWVRISWIVVVGTAITVSNLWIWNLWKELFRERKQSMTKKST from the exons ATGGCGGTGGTGGGGGTGCTGGATTCTTTGGCCGCCGAGGAGCGGTGGCTGTACCCGGGGTTCCTGGCCATGTACGCCGCCATCTACTGCGTCGGCCAACTCGCCCTGCTCCGGCGGTGGGCGTGGCCGCTCCGCCTCGACGGCGCCAGCTGCCTCATCTCCCTCGCGCACGGCAcgcccgccgcgctcgccgcggcgggcgccATCCTCGCGCTGCCGCCGGAGGCGAGGGGGTTCGCCGCGCCCAACACCCGCCTCCAGGACCACGTCCTCGACTACAGCGTCGCCTACTTCACCATGGACCTGCTCCACTACCTCGCCTTCCTCCCCGGGGACACCCTCTTCATCGCCCACCACGTCGCCACGCTCTTCGTGTTCGTCACCTGCCGCTACCTCGTCCGCCACGGCGCCTACgcgctcctcgtcctcctcgtcctcgccgaGGTCACCAGCCTCCTCCAGAACGTCTGGACGCTCGCCGGGATCTGGCGCGCCGAGAAGcccgccgcggcgagggtgTACAGGGCGCTGTCGCCGCCCTTCTACTTCATCTACACCGTCGTCAGGGGCGTCGCCGGCCCGCTCTTCTTCCTCAAGATGAGCCTCTTCTACCTGTCCGGCCAGGCCGTCGACGTCATCCCGTGGTGGGTGCGCATTTCTtggatcgtcgtcgtcggcacCGCCATCACGGTCAGCAACCTGTGGATTTGGAACCTCTGGAAGGAGCTCTTCAGAGAACGGAAGCAGAGCATGACGAAGAAAAGCAC ATGA
- the LOC4338353 gene encoding ADP,ATP carrier protein 1, mitochondrial, translated as MADDLGPPTVLQKIHGQSMMFSKISPYSLMKNPALYNANTSYSVPLKSYNGMDGNNGFSSVTSVSPVFASAPKEKGLSGFMIDFMMGGVSAAVSKTAAAPIERIKLLIQNQDEMIKSGRLSHPYKGIADCFGRTIKDEGVIALWRGNTANVIRYFPTQALNFAFKDHFKRMFNFKKDKDGYWKWFAGNLASGGAAGACSLFFVYSLDYARTRLANDAKAAKKGGGRQFNGLVDVYRKTLASDGIAGLYRGFNISCVGIIVYRGLYFGMYDSLKPVVLVGNLQDNFLASFLLGWGITIGAGLASYPIDTVRRRMMMTSGEAVKYNSSLDAFKQIVAKEGAKSLFKGAGANILRAVAGAGVLAGYDKLQVVVFGKKYGSGGG; from the exons ATGGCTGACGATTTGGGCCCTCCCACTGTGCTCCAGAAGATACATGGGCAGTCCATGATGTTCAGCAAGATCTCACCTTATTCTTTGATGAAGAATCCCGCACTCTACAATGCCAACACTTCTTACAGTGTGCCTCTGAAGTCATACAATGGGATGGATGGGAACAATGGGTTCTCATCTGTCACATCTGTATCCCCAGTCTTTGCTTCTGCCCCAAAGGAGAAAGGTCTTTCTGGGTTTATGATTGACTTCATGATGGGTGGAGTTTCAGCTGCTGTCTCCAAGACTGCTGCTGCTCCCATTGAGCGAATCAAGCTTCTCATTCAAAACCAGGATGAAATGATCAAGAGTGGTAGGCTCTCTCACCCATACAAAGGTATTGCGGACTGCTTTGGCCGCACAATTAAGGATGAAGGTGTGATTGCACTGTGGAGAGGGAACACTGCTAATGTCATCCGTTACTTTCCTACCCAG GCCTTGAACTTTGCCTTCAAAGACCATTTCAAGCGCATGTTCAACTTTAAGAAGGACAAGGATGGTTACTGGAAGTGGTTTGCTGGAAACCTGGCTTCTGGAGGAGCTGCTGGTGCTTGCTCTCTCTTCTTTGTGTATTCTCTGGATTATGCTCGTACTCGTCTGGCTAATGATGCCAAGGCTGCAAAGAAGGGTGGTGGGAGGCAATTCAATGGACTTGTTGATGTTTACCGCAAGACCCTTGCGTCTGATGGTATTGCTGGTCTGTACCGTGGATTCAACATCTCCTGTGTTGGTATCATTGTCTATCGTGGGCTGTACTTTGGAATGTATGATTCTCTCAAGCCAGTCGTTCTTGTTGGCAACCTTCAG GATAACTTCCTTGCCAGCTTCTTACTTGGTTGGGGCATTACCATTGGTGCTGGCCTTGCTTCATACCCAATCGACACTGTTCGTCGTCGGATGATGATGACATCTGGTGAGGCTGTCAAGTACAACAGCTCCTTGGATGCGTTCAAGCAGATTGTTGCGAAGGAGGGTGCGAAGTCACTCTTCAAGGGCGCTGGTGCTAACATTCTGCGTGCTGTTGCTGGTGCTGGTGTGCTTGCTGGATATGACAAGCTGCAGGTGGTCGTCTTTGGTAAGAAGTACGGTTCTGGTGGTGGCTAA